The proteins below are encoded in one region of Sphingomonas sp.:
- the uraD gene encoding 2-oxo-4-hydroxy-4-carboxy-5-ureidoimidazoline decarboxylase, with the protein MSALFEHSPWVEERAASRSHADLMAAMYAASSEEQLALIRAHPELAGKAAVDGTLTQASAAEQASAGLDRLTRAEFERFHTLNAAYREKFGMPFIICVRLTDKAGILAAMEHRLGNDRDTEIATALEQIGEIVRLRLEAEA; encoded by the coding sequence GTGAGCGCGCTGTTCGAGCATAGCCCCTGGGTCGAGGAGCGCGCGGCGTCGCGCAGCCATGCCGATCTGATGGCGGCGATGTATGCCGCGTCGAGCGAGGAGCAGCTCGCCCTGATCCGCGCGCATCCCGAGCTGGCGGGCAAGGCGGCGGTTGATGGCACGCTGACCCAAGCCAGCGCCGCCGAACAGGCCAGCGCTGGCCTCGACCGGCTGACCCGAGCCGAGTTCGAGCGCTTCCATACGCTCAATGCAGCGTATCGGGAGAAGTTCGGCATGCCCTTCATCATCTGCGTGCGGCTGACCGACAAGGCGGGCATCCTCGCCGCGATGGAGCATCGGCTGGGCAACGACCGCGACACCGAGATCGCCACCGCGCTTGAGCAGATCGGCGAGATTGTCCGGTTACGGCTGGAGGCCGAGGCATGA
- a CDS encoding GIY-YIG nuclease family protein, which produces MSEAGTEMFGRTIQLFLVDGTATGLRKATIHGWTGLIFVATSATFAALTARLELDRTGIYILWGPDIEATGGIRAYIGSANSVRERVKQSAQQRDFWETAIAVTTSDDDLSKGHVEYLEARLIELALAANRVALDNGTSPAGLRRRLPEADQANMEQFLANLKIMLPVVGLDLLKPQPRAVARAATPIAQRTALETVFEIRHKTGVTAKAVEEDGEFIVLEGSQALKDTGYVQLSYGDLKQSLIATGVLQPTIDGKYVFAKPYSFKSPSAAAAVVLDRNSNGRIEWKVEGERRTYHDWQQGRAASLGARE; this is translated from the coding sequence ATGAGCGAAGCAGGCACGGAGATGTTCGGCCGAACGATCCAGCTCTTTCTGGTGGATGGTACTGCGACTGGCCTTCGTAAGGCGACGATCCATGGCTGGACCGGGCTGATCTTTGTTGCCACCAGCGCAACATTTGCGGCGCTGACCGCTCGTCTGGAACTTGATCGAACAGGGATCTATATTCTCTGGGGTCCGGATATCGAAGCGACGGGGGGAATCCGCGCCTATATCGGATCGGCCAATAGTGTTCGCGAACGCGTCAAGCAGAGTGCGCAGCAACGCGATTTCTGGGAGACTGCCATCGCGGTCACGACCAGCGATGATGACCTGTCAAAGGGGCATGTCGAATATCTCGAAGCGCGACTGATCGAGTTGGCGCTCGCAGCCAATCGCGTGGCGCTCGACAACGGCACCAGTCCTGCCGGACTGCGCCGGCGGCTTCCTGAAGCCGATCAGGCAAATATGGAACAGTTTCTAGCCAATCTGAAAATTATGTTGCCCGTTGTTGGGCTTGACCTGCTCAAGCCACAACCTCGCGCTGTGGCACGGGCTGCCACCCCGATAGCGCAACGAACCGCGCTCGAAACGGTGTTTGAGATTCGGCACAAGACGGGGGTGACCGCCAAGGCGGTTGAGGAGGACGGAGAGTTCATCGTTCTTGAGGGATCGCAAGCACTGAAAGATACTGGCTACGTTCAGCTCAGCTACGGCGATTTGAAGCAAAGCCTTATCGCTACCGGTGTGCTGCAGCCGACCATTGACGGTAAATATGTTTTTGCAAAACCCTATAGCTTCAAAAGCCCTTCCGCGGCCGCAGCCGTAGTTCTTGACCGCAACAGCAACGGTAGAATTGAGTGGAAAGTTGAGGGCGAACGCCGGACCTATCACGATTGGCAGCAAGGACGCGCCGCATCTCTTGGAGCGCGCGAATGA
- the uraH gene encoding hydroxyisourate hydrolase — protein MNTLSTHVLDTMHGRPAAGLALTLSGAQGEIARGVTNQDGRCPDLLPEALAAGRYALRFSVAAYFRAQGVDLPDPPFLDEVTIDFGMADDGGHYHVPLLVSPFSYSTYRGS, from the coding sequence ATGAACACGCTTTCCACCCATGTCCTCGACACGATGCACGGCCGCCCCGCCGCTGGCCTCGCGCTGACGCTGAGCGGCGCGCAGGGCGAGATCGCGCGCGGCGTCACCAATCAGGATGGCCGCTGCCCCGATCTGCTGCCGGAGGCGCTGGCGGCGGGGCGCTACGCGCTGCGCTTCTCGGTCGCCGCTTACTTTCGCGCGCAGGGGGTCGATCTGCCCGATCCGCCCTTTCTCGACGAAGTGACGATAGACTTCGGCATGGCCGATGATGGCGGCCATTATCATGTGCCGCTGCTGGTCTCGCCGTTCAGCTACTCGACCTACCGGGGCAGTTGA
- a CDS encoding urate hydroxylase PuuD, translating into MGGFDLWEWLNLAIRWLHLTAGIAWIGASFHFIGLDLRLKKPRKGDASGEDWAVHGGGFYHSQKYMVAPAEMPETLHWSKWEAYWTWISGFSLLVLVYYVGAKSFLIDPEKVALSPAAGIAIGLASLASGWVIYDLLCRSSLRSSNLVLGICWFLCLLFAAYALNSVFTARGAYLHVGAIIGTVMVGNVFFVIIPNQKKVVADLVAGRTPDPALGAAAKQRSLHNNYMTLPVLFIMISHHYPMTYGAERPWLVLALLGLTGVAVRHVFNLRHRAQSTTHAIAVAALMALVSVTYVSMEKGGGVAAQAVPFAEVQPLIARHCAGCHSAKPTHPGFPVAPLGLKLDSYAQAKAAAPRIKAMAVDSEIMPLGNDTAMTKEERAKLGAWIASGTPQ; encoded by the coding sequence ATGGGCGGGTTCGATCTTTGGGAGTGGCTCAACCTCGCGATCCGCTGGCTGCATCTGACCGCCGGCATCGCCTGGATCGGCGCGTCCTTTCATTTCATTGGCCTGGACCTTCGCCTCAAAAAGCCGCGCAAGGGCGACGCCTCGGGTGAAGATTGGGCGGTGCATGGCGGCGGTTTCTACCACAGCCAGAAATATATGGTCGCCCCCGCCGAGATGCCCGAGACGCTCCACTGGTCCAAATGGGAAGCCTATTGGACGTGGATCAGCGGTTTCTCGCTGCTGGTGCTGGTCTATTATGTCGGCGCGAAGAGCTTCCTGATCGATCCCGAAAAGGTCGCGCTGAGCCCGGCGGCGGGGATCGCGATCGGGCTGGCGTCGCTGGCGTCGGGCTGGGTGATCTACGATCTGCTGTGCCGCTCGTCGCTGCGATCGAGCAACCTGGTGCTCGGCATCTGCTGGTTCCTGTGCCTGCTCTTCGCGGCCTATGCGCTCAACAGCGTCTTCACCGCGCGCGGCGCCTATCTCCATGTCGGCGCGATCATCGGCACGGTGATGGTCGGCAACGTCTTCTTCGTGATCATCCCCAATCAGAAGAAGGTGGTCGCCGATCTTGTCGCCGGGCGCACGCCCGATCCGGCACTTGGCGCGGCTGCCAAGCAGCGCTCGCTCCACAATAATTACATGACGCTGCCGGTGCTGTTCATCATGATCAGCCACCATTATCCGATGACCTATGGCGCCGAGCGGCCGTGGCTGGTGCTGGCGCTGCTCGGGCTGACCGGGGTAGCCGTGCGTCATGTCTTCAACCTGCGGCACCGCGCGCAATCGACGACCCATGCGATCGCGGTGGCGGCGCTGATGGCGCTGGTCAGCGTCACCTATGTGTCGATGGAGAAGGGCGGCGGGGTGGCGGCGCAGGCGGTGCCCTTTGCCGAGGTCCAGCCGCTGATCGCCAGACATTGCGCGGGGTGCCACAGCGCCAAGCCGACGCATCCCGGATTCCCGGTCGCGCCTCTCGGCCTCAAGCTCGACAGCTATGCGCAGGCCAAGGCGGCGGCCCCGCGGATCAAGGCGATGGCAGTCGATTCCGAGATCATGCCGCTGGGCAATGACACCGCCATGACCAAGGAGGAGCGCGCCAAGCTGGGCGCGTGGATCGCATCGGGAACGCCGCAATGA
- a CDS encoding FAD binding domain-containing protein, which produces MIRFLLDGEVIEAEVEATDSVLDLLRYKLRRTGTKEGCAEGDCGACTVLLGDESGWRAVNSCILFAPMLDGKVLRTVESLGGDHPVQREMIARHGSQCGFCTPGIVMSLVGRSIGASGTEGVPVGDVLAGNLCRCTGYGPILEAGEAVGVRAQEERLELPARAWPNPATADELAELLLANPETRIVAGATDVGLWVTKQHRELGPTVFIGDIADLRGIEEGDEALTLGAAVRYSEARLALTRLHPELGELVRRIGGVQVRNAGTIGGNIANGSPIGDMPPALIALGAELTLRHGRARRTIPLESFFIAYGKQDRLAGEFVESVRIPRPSPDTLVRISKLSKRFDSDISTLCGAFAITIAEGVVREARIAFGGMAGTPLRAAGCEAALTGKPWNAETVEAAALALATDYTPLDDLRGSAAYRRTAAANLLRRIWAERQDG; this is translated from the coding sequence ATGATCCGCTTCCTGCTCGACGGCGAGGTGATCGAGGCGGAGGTCGAGGCGACTGACAGCGTCCTCGATCTGCTGCGCTACAAGCTGCGCCGGACGGGCACCAAGGAAGGCTGCGCCGAAGGCGATTGCGGGGCGTGCACGGTGCTGCTCGGGGACGAGAGCGGGTGGCGGGCGGTGAATTCCTGTATCCTGTTCGCGCCGATGCTCGACGGCAAGGTGCTGCGGACGGTCGAGAGCCTGGGCGGCGATCATCCGGTGCAGCGTGAGATGATCGCGCGGCACGGCTCGCAATGCGGCTTCTGCACGCCGGGGATCGTGATGTCGCTGGTCGGGCGCAGCATCGGCGCGAGCGGGACCGAAGGCGTTCCGGTCGGCGATGTGCTGGCGGGCAATCTGTGCCGCTGCACCGGCTATGGCCCGATCCTGGAAGCGGGCGAGGCGGTGGGCGTGCGGGCGCAGGAAGAGCGGTTGGAACTGCCGGCGCGGGCATGGCCCAATCCGGCGACTGCCGACGAACTGGCCGAGCTGCTGCTGGCGAACCCCGAGACGCGGATCGTCGCGGGCGCGACCGATGTCGGGCTATGGGTGACCAAGCAGCACCGCGAGCTCGGGCCGACGGTGTTCATCGGCGACATCGCCGATCTGCGCGGGATCGAGGAAGGTGACGAGGCGCTGACCCTCGGTGCGGCGGTGCGCTACTCGGAGGCGCGGTTGGCGCTGACCCGGCTGCACCCCGAGCTGGGCGAGCTGGTGCGGCGGATCGGCGGGGTGCAGGTGCGCAATGCCGGCACGATCGGCGGCAATATCGCCAATGGCTCGCCGATCGGCGACATGCCGCCGGCGCTGATCGCGTTGGGCGCGGAGCTGACGCTGCGGCACGGGCGCGCGCGGCGGACGATCCCGCTCGAAAGCTTCTTCATCGCCTATGGCAAGCAGGATCGCTTGGCCGGCGAATTCGTCGAGAGCGTGCGGATTCCGCGCCCTTCGCCCGATACGCTGGTGCGGATCTCCAAGCTCTCCAAACGCTTCGACAGCGATATCTCGACGCTGTGCGGGGCCTTCGCGATCACGATTGCCGAGGGCGTGGTGAGGGAGGCGCGGATCGCGTTCGGCGGGATGGCGGGCACGCCGCTGCGTGCCGCCGGATGCGAGGCGGCGCTGACCGGTAAGCCGTGGAACGCCGAAACCGTCGAAGCGGCGGCGCTGGCGCTCGCTACCGATTATACGCCGCTCGACGATCTGCGCGGCTCGGCCGCCTATCGCCGCACCGCCGCCGCCAATCTGTTGCGGCGCATCTGGGCGGAGCGGCAGGATGGCTGA
- the xdhB gene encoding xanthine dehydrogenase molybdopterin binding subunit, whose protein sequence is MAEVHRPHPHDSAALHVAGAATYVDDLPEPPDLLHLAFGHARDGHATLLGLDLDAVKACPGVVAVFTAADIPGENNVGPVQHDDRLLADGEILYPGQPLFLVAATSTRAARRAARLAKVAAEPRPALVTIADALAAGSQIEASQFMGRGDADAAIRAAPRRVTGRFEMGGQEHFYLEGQAALATPGEQGQIHILCSTQHPSEVQHLVAHLLGRDHADITVEIRRMGGAFGGKETQAAPFAAACALVTAKTGRPAKFRADRDDDMAFTGKRHDFTAHYDVGCDEEGRIQGIRIELASRCGATTDLSPAINDRAMFHADNCYFLPAVEIVSHRLKTHTCSNTAFRGFGGPQGMIVIERAMDAIAAALGRDSLEVRRANLYGPGRDVTPYDMTVEDNVAPEIIAELAERTDYAGRRAAVAAFNASHAVRKRGLALTPVKFGISFTTTHLNQAGALVLVYADGSIQLNHGGTEMGQGLHIKVAQVVADLFAVPIAKVRVTATRTDKVPNTSATAASSGADMNGMAAFNAAMTIRERMAAFAVEQLGGEAEFTADGVVAGGRTIPFADFCRMAHMGRVSLSATGFYATPKIHYDRASHSGRPFLYFAYGAALSEVEIDTLTGENRVVSVDILHDVGRSLNPAIDLGQIEGGFIQAMGWLTTEELVFDDRGRLLTHAPSTYKIPTANDRPEMRIAIWEAGRNHEATIHRSKAVGEPPFMLAISVFSALTEAVAAAAPGKGFPQLDAPATPERILAAVEELRGR, encoded by the coding sequence ATGGCTGAGGTGCATAGGCCCCATCCGCATGACAGCGCCGCGCTGCACGTCGCGGGTGCCGCCACCTATGTCGATGATCTGCCCGAGCCGCCGGACCTGCTCCACCTCGCCTTCGGTCATGCGCGTGACGGCCATGCGACGCTGCTCGGCCTCGATCTGGACGCGGTGAAAGCCTGCCCCGGCGTGGTCGCGGTGTTCACCGCCGCCGATATTCCCGGCGAGAATAATGTCGGTCCGGTCCAGCATGACGACCGGCTGCTCGCGGACGGCGAGATCCTCTATCCCGGCCAGCCGCTGTTCCTCGTCGCCGCCACCAGCACGCGCGCGGCGCGGCGAGCGGCGCGGCTGGCGAAGGTCGCGGCCGAGCCGCGCCCGGCGCTGGTCACCATTGCCGATGCGCTGGCGGCGGGATCGCAGATCGAGGCCAGCCAGTTCATGGGGCGTGGCGATGCCGATGCCGCGATCCGTGCGGCACCGCGCCGGGTCACCGGCAGGTTCGAAATGGGCGGGCAGGAGCATTTCTATCTTGAGGGTCAGGCCGCGCTGGCGACGCCGGGCGAGCAGGGCCAGATCCATATCCTTTGCTCGACCCAGCACCCCAGCGAGGTCCAGCATCTCGTCGCGCACCTGCTCGGCCGCGATCATGCCGATATTACCGTCGAGATTCGCCGGATGGGCGGCGCGTTCGGCGGCAAGGAGACCCAGGCCGCGCCGTTCGCGGCGGCGTGCGCTTTGGTCACGGCGAAGACCGGACGCCCCGCCAAGTTCCGGGCCGATCGCGACGACGACATGGCCTTTACCGGCAAGCGCCACGATTTCACCGCCCATTACGATGTCGGCTGCGACGAGGAAGGCCGCATCCAGGGCATCCGCATCGAGCTCGCGTCGCGCTGCGGCGCCACCACCGATCTGTCGCCGGCGATCAACGATCGGGCGATGTTCCATGCCGACAATTGCTATTTCCTGCCGGCGGTCGAGATCGTCAGCCACCGGCTCAAGACGCATACCTGCTCGAACACCGCCTTTCGCGGGTTCGGCGGCCCGCAGGGGATGATCGTGATCGAGCGGGCGATGGACGCGATCGCCGCAGCGCTGGGCCGCGATTCGCTCGAAGTGCGCCGCGCCAATCTCTATGGGCCGGGCCGCGACGTCACGCCCTATGACATGACCGTCGAGGACAATGTCGCGCCGGAGATCATCGCCGAACTGGCCGAGCGCACCGACTATGCCGGGCGGCGGGCGGCGGTGGCGGCGTTCAACGCCTCGCACGCTGTCCGCAAGCGCGGCCTTGCGCTGACGCCGGTCAAGTTCGGGATCAGCTTCACCACCACCCATCTCAACCAGGCGGGCGCGCTGGTGCTGGTCTATGCCGATGGCTCGATCCAGCTCAACCATGGCGGCACCGAGATGGGGCAGGGGCTGCACATCAAGGTGGCGCAGGTGGTGGCGGACCTGTTCGCGGTGCCGATCGCCAAGGTGCGCGTCACCGCGACGCGGACCGACAAAGTGCCCAACACTTCGGCGACCGCGGCATCTTCGGGCGCCGATATGAACGGTATGGCGGCGTTCAACGCGGCGATGACCATCCGCGAGCGGATGGCGGCATTCGCCGTGGAGCAGTTGGGCGGCGAGGCGGAATTCACGGCCGATGGCGTGGTGGCGGGCGGGCGGACCATCCCCTTCGCCGATTTCTGCCGCATGGCGCATATGGGCCGGGTGTCGCTATCGGCGACCGGCTTCTACGCGACGCCCAAAATCCATTACGACCGCGCCAGCCATAGCGGGCGGCCGTTCCTTTACTTCGCCTATGGCGCGGCGCTGAGCGAAGTCGAGATCGACACGCTGACCGGCGAGAACCGCGTGGTCTCGGTCGATATCCTCCACGATGTCGGCCGCTCGCTGAATCCGGCGATCGATCTTGGGCAGATCGAAGGCGGCTTCATCCAGGCGATGGGCTGGCTGACCACCGAGGAACTGGTGTTCGACGACCGGGGGCGGCTGCTGACCCATGCCCCCTCGACCTACAAGATTCCCACCGCCAACGACCGGCCCGAGATGCGGATCGCGATCTGGGAAGCGGGCCGCAATCACGAGGCGACGATCCACCGCTCCAAGGCGGTGGGCGAGCCGCCGTTCATGCTGGCGATCTCGGTCTTCTCGGCGCTGACCGAGGCGGTGGCGGCAGCGGCGCCGGGCAAGGGCTTCCCCCAGCTGGATGCGCCCGCCACGCCCGAGCGCATCCTGGCGGCGGTCGAGGAACTGCGCGGGCGATGA
- the xdhC gene encoding xanthine dehydrogenase accessory protein XdhC, translating to MSWAGFARAALAAEPVALVTVLATEGSAPRGPGARMVVTAGCQHGTIGGGALEHQAAAQARAILGLPPGSWRVQDYPLGPLLGQCCGGRVRLLVERLAEVIEEPAIITLGGTIQRIRLPGEGRDPASEVSQLDPGVRRGAISARGPLPVSGNSFAEPTETDAMPLFLFGAGHVGQAIAARAQGLPLHLAWFDTRPEAAETPGVVLANEDEMVACAGEAPADAAVVILTHDHGLDYRLTEAALGSPAHFVGLIGSQTKRARFVSRLDKAGIDAGRLTCPIGLAGIDGKEPEVIAIATLAQLLTLRQAA from the coding sequence ATGAGTTGGGCTGGTTTTGCGCGTGCCGCCCTGGCGGCGGAGCCGGTGGCTCTGGTCACCGTCCTTGCCACCGAAGGCTCGGCGCCGCGCGGGCCGGGCGCGCGGATGGTGGTAACCGCCGGCTGCCAGCACGGCACGATCGGTGGCGGTGCGCTCGAGCATCAGGCGGCGGCGCAAGCGCGCGCGATCCTTGGCCTGCCGCCGGGAAGCTGGCGGGTGCAGGATTATCCGCTTGGGCCGCTGCTCGGCCAATGCTGTGGCGGGCGGGTTCGGCTGCTGGTCGAGCGGCTGGCGGAGGTCATTGAGGAACCTGCGATCATCACTTTAGGAGGCACTATCCAACGTATCCGGCTTCCCGGCGAAGGCCGGGACCCAGCATCGGAGGTTTCCCAACTGGACCCCGGCGTTCGCCGGGGAGCCATTTCGGCAAGGGGGCCATTGCCAGTTTCAGGGAACTCGTTCGCAGAGCCTACTGAAACCGACGCCATGCCGCTGTTCCTGTTCGGCGCAGGCCATGTCGGGCAGGCGATCGCCGCGCGGGCGCAGGGCCTGCCGCTGCATCTGGCCTGGTTCGATACGCGGCCCGAAGCCGCAGAGACGCCGGGGGTGGTTCTGGCCAATGAGGATGAGATGGTCGCTTGCGCAGGCGAAGCGCCCGCCGATGCGGCGGTGGTGATTCTTACCCATGACCATGGGCTCGATTACCGCCTCACCGAAGCGGCGCTCGGCAGCCCGGCGCATTTTGTCGGGCTGATCGGTTCGCAGACCAAGCGCGCGCGATTCGTGTCGCGGCTAGACAAGGCTGGTATCGATGCGGGCCGGCTGACCTGCCCGATCGGGCTGGCCGGGATCGATGGCAAGGAGCCCGAGGTGATCGCCATCGCCACCCTCGCGCAATTGCTGACGCTGAGGCAGGCGGCATGA